The proteins below are encoded in one region of Misgurnus anguillicaudatus chromosome 24, ASM2758022v2, whole genome shotgun sequence:
- the LOC129438440 gene encoding chymotrypsin-like protease CTRL-1 — translation MLWIISCLALVASTLGCGVPAIKPKISGYNKIVNGENAVPGSWPWQVSLQQSNGFHFCGGSLINSNWVLTAAHCRVQAGYHYVILGEYDRSSNAEPVQVMRIAKAISHPYYNSQNFNNDVTLLKLATPAQLTQTISPVCLMSSSDVVNAGTICVTTGWGKTGVTSSPRYLQQVALPLLSKAQCQQYWGQRITDAMICAGASGVSSCQGDSGGPLVCESRGTWFQAGIVSWGTSDCNTRTPAVYSRVTYLRQWIDQTVASN, via the exons ATGCTCTGGATCATTAGCTGTCTGGCTTTGGTGGCCTCCACTTTAG GCTGTGGAGTGCCTGCAATTAAGCCGAAAATTAGTGGCTACAACAAAATTGTAAACGGAGAAAACGCGGTCCCTGGCTCTTGGCCCTGGCAAGTTTCCCTACAG CAATCTAATGGCTTTCATTTCTGTGGAGGATCCTTGATTAACTCGAATTGGGTTTTAACTGCAGCTCACTGTCGTGTTCA GGCCGGATATCACTATGTTATTCTTGGAGAGTACGACCGTTCCTCCAATGCTGAACCTGTTCAGGTCATGAGAATTGCCAAG GCCATCAGCCATCCTTACTACAACAGTCAGAACTTTAACAATGATGTCACACTGTTGAAACTGGCCACTCCTGCCCAACTGACCCAAACCATCTCACCTGTCTGTCTGATGAGCTCCAGCGACGTTGTAAACGCTGGCACTATTTGCGTCACCACTGGCTGGGGCAAAACCGGAGTTAC ATCAAGTCCTCGTTACCTGCAGCAAGTTGCACTGCCCCTATTAAGCAAAGCTCAGTGCCAGCAATACTGGGGACAAAGAATCACAGATGCCATGATTTGTGCTGGGGCATCTGGTGTCTCCTCCTGCCAG GGTGATTCTGGTGGTCCTCTGGTGTGTGAGAGTCGAGGTACTTGGTTCCAGGCGGGTATTGTGTCATGGGGCACCTCAGACTGTAACACTCGCACTCCAGCCGTCTACTCTCGTGTCACTTACCTGCGCCAGTGGATCGACCAGACCGTGGCATCCAACTAG